A region of the Triplophysa rosa linkage group LG5, Trosa_1v2, whole genome shotgun sequence genome:
acacacacaaaaaaagtttatatacaggatctcacagaagtgagtacacccctcacatttttgtaaatatttgattatatcttttcacgtgacaacactgaagaaatgacacttcaatgtaaagtagtgagtgtacagcttgtataacagtgtaaatttgctgtcccctcaaaataactcaacacacagccattaatgtctaaaccgctggcaacaaaagtgagtacacccctaagtgaaaatgtccaaattgggcccaaagtgtcaatattttgtgtggccaccattattttccagcactgccttaagcCTCTTGgccatggagttcaccagagcttcacaggttgccactggagtcttcttccactcctccatgacggcatcacggagctggtggataGAGAtgtccatcacctttaccctcagcttcttttggggtcgttatcatgttggaatactgcccagtctccgaagggaggggattatgctctgcttcagtatgtcacagtacatgttggcattcatggttccctcaaagAACTATAGCTCCcggtgccggcagcactcatgcagccccagaccatgacactcccaccaccatgcttgactgtaggcaagacacacttgtctttgtactcctctcACCTGGTCGCTGCCACACAcacttgacaccatctgaaccaaataagtttatcttggtctcatcagaccacaggacatggttccagtaattaatgtccttagtctgcttgtcttcagcaaactgtttgcgggctttcttgtgcatcatatTTAGAAGAGGCTGTCCTGTgatgacagccatgcagaccaatttgatgcagtgtgcggcgtatggtccgagcactgacaggctgaccccccaccccttcaacctctgcagcaatgctggcagcactcatacgtctatttcccaaagacaacctctggatatgacgctgagcacgagcacacaacttctttggtcgaccatggcgaggcctgttccgagtggaacctgtccagttaaaccgctgtatggtcttggccatagggctgtcacgattattaaatttgattgacgattaattgtctaataaatcattgcgattatggtgattaattgtctgttttagggctttggcgattatggcgattaattgtctgtttttgagctttgacatttaattctcattcatttttgattcagcgattgaaacgaccatattgttctgaatacaagactatgtttttttcttggaaatacatcggaaaaaattgggtcatcatatatttaaggtttaggcttttacctgtcaataatacaaccaccaaatacttgtaaatgaagtaaattgatcaggtgtgaattgaagcctccATTAAAATGccatcagtcatagaaaagcttctagtctgtttttttctcacttgcaagactacagtaaaattttacctgtgtgttaatgaaattttgatagactggttttcacactgagatttgcttaaataatattaaattgtactgcaggtaatttgtatatgttttagtttttttaagtgattgtgttgtggtggtacattttacaagtattaccatgctttagtaacaatatatacactaaaatatgcaatatgcagatgcactacagctccccctagtgtcttctatagagatgtgcaataattgcgatgatccgaaatcatcgcgatgaggtcaaacaatcgcaatgagacgattatttaataatcgtgacagccctacttggccactgtgctgcagctcagtttcagggtcttggcaatgtTCTTATAGCccaggccatctttatgtagataACAATTCcttttttcatcaaatttacactgttatacaagctgtacactcactactttacatggtagtaaagtgtcatttcttcagtgttgtcacatgaaaagacataataaaatatttacaaaaatgtgaggggtgtactcacttctgtgagatactgtatgactctttgttctgtggaacacaaccgaagatattttgagaaatgtctctttggttttgtgtgcatgtaatggaagtcaatagggtccaatatcgtttggttaccaacattcttcaaaatatcttctttagtgttgcgtagaagaaaaaaatcatatagaTTTGGAATTGCACGAGGATgggtaaatgatggcagaattttcattttggggtgaactatccctttaagaagtgCTTATGTACAGACTATTTTCTCAgttaattttgtcatcattattATGTCTGTTACGTTTAACTGATTGAGTTTTCTTGaatataattcatatttatttatttaattacatttctttgCACAAAAGTAACTCATGGTTTCCAGGGCAAGGGCAAGATAGATGGAGACAGATTAAGAGAGAGAGGCTGACAGACTAGACAAACTTTGCCAAACATCTCGCCAAAAGTGCAAACTGGGCAGAAAACTTGCGTCTGTGGGTGACGTGTGTCTGCTTGTGGCTCTCCACCCAACCTGTGGGCTCTGCACCTTTAATCACTGGATTAAACCAGAGCTCTGTTTCTGTATGGCACCATCAGCAGCCACAGCCTATGGGGAAAACCCTGTTCAGACAGAAGTCCTCATTGTGGGTTGAAATATATCTGATGAGAGGCTGCAGCGGAGGGTCCGGACGCGTTAGACGGCGGCGGATGTCTCGCACGTTGAAACGACCGGTTAATGGTGGATTGCCAGGAGTGACAGTGTTTGGACCTCCACACTAAAGTAGACCTGGCACTGACGTGCAGCGCAATAGCGCTGTTTTGACAACTTGCGAATGTATGAATTTGCACAGCTGTGTGGTACGATTTAGGTTTGAAGGGAGTAACGTATATcacgaataaaaatgaatgtctgcatttatgtgtgtttgtatgtgttctGTAAAGGAGTATGATGAAGAGTGGGGCAAGAAGATCCAGAACGAAAAGTTTCGCTGGCACAACTCTCAGTGGCTGGAGATGGTTGAGAGCCGACAGATGGAGGACACGGAGCCCTACCTGTACGGCGACGACCCTGACGACCTGGATCAGCCCGATCTTTTCTACAGCACGGGTTCGTGACCATACCACCTCACCAGATGCACACAAAACCGCACGCATGCAATCTTCTCGTAGGGTAATCTCTGAAGAACCGGCCTAAAACCACAGAAGACAGCCAATGTTTTCTTGTCTGCTAACATGAGTTGATTGGCATCCTGTGCAACAACTTGACAGTTATTGAAAGCTAAAACCTTCAATTTAGATTTGTCCAATTTTCCACCCgagctgtgatgctgtatttTGGCCTGATTGCTTGTTGAGTTGAGGTGTCATCAAAGGCTCGTCATAGCGAGAGGTTGTCAAGAAGATAAATGAGAATGGCTGCTGAGAGGAAGTGGCTCTGCTGGGCCGCTGTCTCATACGTTTGTTTGTTCTGTATAAGCTGTgtctacgtgtgtgtgttgctaCAGACGGTATGATGCCCCCTGAGCCAGGCCTCAGTCCAGACTTCTACAACCAGTTTCACGCTCAGAACGGAGACTTCAACAGCTGGTGAGTGAACCCGTGTAACCCTCATTAGCTCTTGAATTGGCTTCGCCTACTAATTGCACATTCAAAATAATAagcattttactgtatttttgtaatttattatctCAGATTTTgtgcattcattatgtaaggcTGATAAAGATAAGTACAATGTCAATTTAAAGACCCCCACTGAACCACGAATGGCATTGCTTAAAGGgacatctgtcatcatttaatcaccctcagaCTGTTTCAGACTtgtataaatgttgttgttctgctgaacataaAGCATagcaaaacagttctggggcactattgactatcaTGATAGGGAAAAATACTATACGAGTCAGTGGTGCCCAAAAACGAGTTGGTTTCCCGCATTCTTCGAAATAGCttctgttcaacagagcaaagacatttatagaacttgagcgtgaataaatgattacagaattttcatatttggatgaactatcccttttgaCATTAaggatttttttccattttggaAAATGAAAAATGGCTTTGTTCTGAAGTTTACATATTACTGGCCATTTTCACATCATCCGTGCACACTATGCTTTCAGAATGTGAAATTTTACACAGGGCCCTTTTTACAAGTaaatttcttttattattttaaagctgtattGCACAAAATGAAACCGTTCCCTATTATTTCCTCCAACTGAAAAGGTCACACTGTGATGTATCTATCTTCTAAATGGTCTCATGTTGTCACATGATACGAATTTGACCAGATTTGCCCATTAGAACACAGCGAAATGCAGcgattttttttttgcatgagCTTTTGTTTCCGCTCTGCTGCATTCGCATGTGTATAAATGCAAGTCGAGGGAatagtaaaatgttttaattatgtTAGACCAAAGTTAGTCCTTCCACTTTATTAAGTTGCATTTTATTGAAATGTCCTTTTTGGTATTGAAAATCATATTTTCACCATTAAAACATAGCATTTTAGACTCATTTGAGACTAGAGAGGTGAACGCAGCTGTTCAGCCGAGTTACAGGCAAAACGACTCTGTCTTAGCTTCTCAGTGGCACTCGTACTGCCCcgaaaataaacatacctttcaAGTCCCACGCAGGCAAATATATTGTGCACATTCCTACAACCACGCACATACATACAGATGAAATCGCATTTCACCTCTCCATCCAGTTTAGTCATCGTGTTGGCTCTCCTTGAGGAAATGGATCCATGGCTTGTGTTTGATATGTGGGTCTGATAGTCACGTAGTCTAAACCTTTGCTGATTGTACATGCTTGATGAGAGAGCTATCACTAGACTTGTTTATTATAATCTGTGTACTTTGTACAGAGAATGCGCTCGGCCTGTTTGTTTTAGCTGGGTGAGGATTTGGGCACTTTGCGGACTGACGAGTCCCGCCAGCCTGTCATGTGGGTGAGGATAGGGGCGTGGGTCCAGATGGAGGGGCGAGCGCTGTGGCGGCTCTTTGTAAAGCGATACAATTCAAATATACACCGAGGGTTGGGGGGCAAGGTTAGGGTCCCGGGATGAATGGTTTAATTTGAGTGGGCAGCTCTGAGTGACAGAGGTTACCATAATAATCAAATTGAGTCCCGGTCTTTACTTAAGATGATGTGAAACGATGTGTGCGAACGCGGGCCTTTTGGAGTGGTGAGACTTTGCGTGCCAACCTAAGACAAGTATTTGATTAACTTGAGTAATCCAGCGAGGTTTCCGTGGATGTTGTTTGAACTCGCACAAGTGAGACTGAGAATGAAGACAGATGAGTTGAGGTGTTGAATCTGCTAAATCTGGTCAATTCGAGACACCAACGGCCCAGAGGAAACCTTGCTCTGCGTGCATGTCTTTTCGTGTGCGCATCGCACTCGCATCAGATAAATACGCCTTTATTTAAGCCACATGGGGCCGTCGCTAAAGCCTCGGGGAGAATAACACAGGAGGAAAATGGAAAACTGCGACGTGGAGACACAATCaggcaaagaaagaaaaaaggggGGTGTTGTTGAGCCGAGATAGGGCCACGTAACCAGAGAAGTGACAGGAATAGAAGATCAAAGCAAAGGCTGGAGAACAACTTGAAGAAAAAATGTGAAGAAACGTCCTTTTATAAAAGCGCCGAGACCCGTTTCCTGTGCAAACACTCTTCTGAGCTATGAAACAATGTCTGGTTAAAAGGGGCCTTTTTTTACGGGCACCCTTGGTCATATCCCCCACGCGCCCCCCAGCATGTCAGGGCCGACCTGACTCGCTATGAGCTGTCAATCTCACCTCCACTCAGCTTTTATTGCTCTGTTTTGAAGCCCTGTGGAGGAAGAGGTGACAGACTGGCTCATAATTGGACAGGAATGCGCTCGCTACGGATCGCCAGACAGGTCGCCTTGCTCTGGAGTACCACAGGATGTAAAATGATGAGAAATTTCTTGGGGTCTTATGGTACAAGACCAATGGTGTTGAAGAATCGGTTTTGAGAATTTTTGGGGCGGTCGGAAAATGATCTTTAAGTATTGTAGTAAAGTTGAATTCTTTTTAGTATACAATTTATAGAGTTTTCATATGTGAAATGCTTATATTTTGGAATAGAAATGAGTTTGGAATACAGTGATAGAGAATCATTTTAGTCAATACTTTCGGTTgaaataaattcatattaagATAACACTTGAGTTTGTTTTGCCTTTCTGCGTTTCATTAAGTGACGCTAATGTGAAGAAATGAAGCCGCTCATACAGTAAGTCGCAGCTATAAATTCTCACAGCAATAAACAGGGTTTTCTCAAGATTATACAGGGTTCTGAAAGCATGTATTTCAATCTAGAGAATTTAGTGCACACCTGGGAAGAAAGGGTAAGAGCGGAGGGAATGTTCACCTACACTTTCTGTGGAGTTGAAGACCCCCAAAGCACGAATCCCTCTTACGTGCTGCTCAGATTCAGCTTGACAGATCTGACAGGCCAATAGGAAAAAGACATATTTTAGACAGCGGAGCGTGTGAGAGTCAGGGTGCTAAGAAGGGCTTGCTGTATTTGATTACTGAAGGTCATATGAggctaaaaacaacacaatgttaTGTGGGCACACAGGGGCAAAGCAAACCGCTCGTACTTTTAAGGCCGTAGGCTTGAAGCGGTTGGTGCAGGgaaaagagagtgagagagccAACAGCCAATTTGTGTCTTGAATCACAACATTTTCTTGAACGTTTGCACCTTGAAGGACTGAAATGTTTGTTGAGGGGAAATAATGATGTCATTTCACCTCTACTGTTTTAAGGAAATAATCACTGAAATGACCTGACCTAATACATGTTTCATTGTTAACATAGAGCTACTTTGTTTTGCTTCAGGCTTTTTGCTCTTTTTTGCTGTCATATTTACAGACTCCTGCTTTTTAAGTGAACATATTGTTGAGCACAGCCTAAATATTTTATAcaatcatttctttttcttttgacatGATGTAGAAGTGGTCAGCGATTATAGGCAGAACATTGAGAGGACTCCACCCTTAGGCATTGAACTTGTTATGTACTGTGCGACATACATAATAGgatctcttaaaggaacagttcacccaaaaatgaaagttctctcatcatttacgagggtgagtaaacgatgacagaatatttgggtgaactgtccatttaaagGACTATTTACATCATTTGTATTTACATCATTTGTCTTCATTACCTAAACAAgcataatcattttaaatgcagtttattGCTTAAAACATTCAGAAAATGTCAACCATACTGTAGTAATGTTAATATGGCTgtgaatatactgtatctttCATAACAGAACCTTCGAACTttgagttttcattttatatggGATGAAAATTTATACATCCCACCTCTGTGATTTTAgttctgtatatactgtacttagTACATTCCTTACTATGCTCTATTCACCTAAACGCTCTCTAAACAGGATACTTAGATTACAACAACAAGTTGGTGACAGATTATAAAGATTATGAATTTAAGTCTTTCATTCTCACATTATTACAATCGCTTTTCTCAGCAATGGAGCCGATGGACGTCCTGCCACTGCCTACGGCTTTCGTCCGGACGAGCCGTTCTTCCAGGGGTACTGATCCACCAGACAAAGCTGCTGTGTTAACTCTGTCTCCTTGTTTCCTACAACTGCATTCTAATGTCCTAGCATGGggaaaacattcaaacactgGTGCATTTAAATGAAGAGTCCCAGCGTGGTAAaattttataacatttattaGCCAACATTACATGATGCTTAACAGATAaatatatataggaggataaatCCTGACATTTCTATTGGAAAGTGCTTCATTTGTGTGTTAAGCATTATGAAAACTGACTTTAGAACTGCACTCCAGTCACACAGGGTATAATTGTGCTGCATGCGCCGGTTACGTTTTAGTTTCAGAATagctgttattttgtttttactggGAGTGCACTTTAGTAGTTCAATCTTTAAATTCACTACATTAATTCCAAACCAATTTAATCAGCACTGAAACATAATTGTATGACCAACTAACACTTACAGTATCCTATAAGAATTTGTGGGATGATGATCCCTTAGCTAGTGATCTTTTTTAATCTAGGTCTTATTTATCAAAAATTACATAATACCTTTTCTGATAAACTGGATTTAACTGCATattcaactttttaaaaatatgttgcaCTACTTGTCATGTACGTATAACAACACTGTGTTATGTACTTAAGTGTCTGTCGAGTATTATATGAGTGGGCATTACTCCTTAGAAATATTTATAAATTCATTACCTAAATATGTCCAGGATTTGTTATTGTGTTTGAGtataaaaagaaatgtttaatttctAGAATTATTATGTAACTATGTTCCTGTATGTTGTCAGTGTGTATGTTGCTGGTTACGGTGTTGCCTGCCTGTATTCATtcgttttgattgttttttttataacagtactgtatatttgttcattttaatttatcaCAATGAAATTCAGGACGTCTCTGAATTTCCAGACACAAAAGGTGCTTCCTACGATGTCGCCCTTGCTGCTATGATGATCCTGTGAATTTGATTTAATGGAGGGAATTGTCCTTAACTGCAAAtagtagaaataaaaaatatgcacTGATGAACTTTTTATTTTGTAGCAAATTTATTTGACAGACTTTTAGTGATAAATGACTGTATTTTTTCGAAAGCTTAAATTGAACACTTATCAGAAAATACAGAATAgtacaaaataattatttacttGCTCTACATGCATGTTTAGTACGTTTAAAAAATAAGTCTGCTCtccaaaacatttttgtgtacCTAAAAATGTAGTTTATTCTAAAAATCTAGCTTTTTTGGCCTCacaatatttaaacaaaagtgcaaacacaaaataaaaacaaaaaatatataaaatgctaaaaaacgtttgttttcaatataatacacaatGCAGTGTTTAAAGGTACTGTATAAATTCAGCTTACATAGGCACTTGGTTCCTCTAAGTCAATTATTTATAAAAGTTAACGTCAAACCGTGTAACGCCAATAATTAAAATACTGCTgcaggtaaaaaaaacattatacaaagACACACGCGCTAGGCTTTCTTGTTAGGGTAAAACAATTCACAACTAATTTTCAACACAAGGTCTCACTTCGTCCTCTACTTCAATGACCTCCATGATCAGATCTTTGATGGCCTTCACACTGTCAGCTGTTTCTTCTGCCTCTGGCGCATCTGTGCACACAGCAGTGACTCTGTGGTTCAACTccgatgttaaagcaacagcaTCCTCTACTGGCACATCAGGAACAGAGTCACAAGTAACAGAGATTCCTGGTATGTCTTCCTCTACATTTTCATTCTTCTCTTCACTAGAGGGCATTACGTCACAGTCTATGTTATCCACAGTGTTCTCATTGCAGGTGCTTGTGTTTTCTGGAGTGACTATGTGGTCCAGGTCTGGCAGAACTTCAGCATTGGTCTCCATTGTAGCGCCAGGTTGGACGGGGTGGATGCATGCTTCTTCGATTTCAGACTGAGTAGAACTTGTATCTTTGCTCTCTTCATCTGCTAAAACACTAGCACACAGAGGGACCTCAATATTCTCTGATTCAAGAGCAGGAGGAACGGGACTTCCTGCAGCTGTTGAGTTGAGATAAACCGCTTGGTCAGAACTCTCGGACGAAGAGGAACTAATAGCAGAACATCCTGGTTTGTCAGACAAAGGTTCCTGTGGTCCTGAAGACGATAAATCTACAGATGCGGGTTTTGTAGGAACTTTAGATGTGGTTGATACTGCTTCAGTCACGGAGATGTCCGGTGTTATGGTATCAGGGGATGAAGACATCTCTGGAACAGGAGTTGTGCTATCAGGTGATGTTGATAGAACATCTGGTTGAACCGTTTCAACAACACTTGATGGCGCTGTGGGTTCCTCAGATTCTGGAGAAGACACTGTAATGGTTACTGAAGGTATGACTGATTTCTGTCCGGCCTCCTCCATGATAGTTTCTCTTAACGCAGAGGTTGGTTTGTGTTCCGCCTGTTGAGCGAGAGCAACAGAGGCCAGTACTACAGGCGGGCTGGATGGAGCGGagaggggcggagtccggctgTCAGTCAGGCTGCTCTGACTAACACAGTGCAGGTCAGTACTGTCACCAAACAGGTTGTTCTTCTTTAGGCTGGCCGCCTCTTTCACCACTGtatggaaaaatatgaatatttttacATTGGTATCCTGAATTGACAATGCTTATCTCTCTAATGCAGTTAATACGGTTTACCTTTGTGAACGTCATTATTTAAAACGTTGAGTAATATATTCTCATAGACATTATCCACTTGAACGAAGTTTGTGTAGTCTGCAAAGATGAATTGTTCGAAATTCGAAAGCTCctagaaaaagagaaaagaaacatCTCTAACAGGACAGGATTAAACTGTAAACATCacaatattactattgtattaataaaatgaaaacttgtCTGTTTAAATAACTCTCATCTCTGTTATATCGTTGAATGGTGCATACCGTCTTGCAGCCAGCGGCTAGATTTCTTCTGATGGCAGGCAGAGTGATATCAACCAAGGCATcctgaaatatcttctttcttaCTGTGCTGCTGTCATAGTCAAATTGCTAAAGGAGATACACAAAAAAAGTTACCATAATGCTTATGTGACATTTATTGCAGATATTCTTATTGTCAAGATTATGTGTGTGTTGCTTTGTACTGCGGGCAGACCTTACCTTGAGAATACGCAGCTTTGCTTTCTCCATGTGTGAGGCCTGTTTGTCAGGTTTATCCTTTAATCCAGTTTCAAGCAGCAGTTCAAATGTGAACACTGCATTCTCCATCAGCTAATCAGAGCAGATAGGAAACAAAAGACTACATTTATATACattacagccatggaaaaaattaagagaccactccaaaattattttacttttatttgacTGAATTTACTATTGATTGGTGTCTTATAAGTAAGGTGTCCCaaagtaaaatgattatttttgtttcatagtgtgaactaaaaacatttatcccaaattccaaataaaagttttcatttgcagaaaatgggacaaactggtcaaaataacaaaaaacatgcaTTGTTTGAAGCTCTTGAATACTTCATgctcatgtttaaacaacacagtaaaaaaaatgcatcTTGGCCTTCTCTGTCTTTCACAGTTGTATATTCAAGTACTACAAGATGATCTCTGCCAACAAAAAGCTGGTCAAACCAAGAACTGACCATTTATGCTATCATTACATTTGACCCTGATGGTCACATGACAAAACAATATCTACAGTACAAGTCTCATCAAGTTTATCATTTCTAAGCACTAAAATGCACAATCTTGCTATGCCTCACCTGCTGCATTTGGTTCTGTGTGTAGTGCACAAGCCACATCGAGTTGGAGAACTTGAAGCGGTTGCGGAGTTCCTGGAGCTGCTCTTTCAGGACGTTCACATGCTGGTAACAGTCATCCAGCCGGTCACGCCCGACCAGCTGCAGAGCCTGGAAATGCAGAGACAATAATATGTTGAATAGAGACAAAAGTGCATTTATGAGCTCAGATGATTGACATTCCGACATGATCTAATGTCAGCTCCAATGTTTCATTTTCCTCTCTAAGGCAAAATGTTGACCTAAAGTGTTGCGCAACGTAGCCTTGGCAGGAAAGTCAGcagataaatgtttattttgcattggaatgtatttgtaaatgtgCACTCTCTTACTTTCTGAAGCTCCTCTGTGACTCCGCCCTGTGGGAAATCTTTGCAGACCCGGGTCAGTTCATCCTCCAAGAGCAACCTCACGGCCTGGAAGCCTGTGCTGACCGGACCCATCAGCTCCTCAAGGATTGAAGCCAGGTATGGGGCCACACTCTCTGCACAGTATTTCATGGCTAGATCTGATACCAAAGctttaaacaaacagaaaaaatctgtgcgttatTTAAAGGAGcgatgtggagattttagcggcatctagcggtgaggctgcgaattgcaaccaacagctcactccactcctcccCTTTGAAGCACAGctgtggtgtatgtagaaatagctcattctaaggtgataaaaacataacgcttcattatgtaaggtctttctaCACCTATTTTGACGGTCTTTATGATGACATacttttgtatattatatgacatttctgtcaatagatcctccaaaaaaattaaaaacaggaCCTTTAAACCAAATTCCCTTCAGAAAAAGCCAGAAAAAATGTAGCCTATATTATCCAACACTGTAAGTACACAATAATGGGACTTAAACATTATATATAGATCTGACTCACTGTATGGATATATTGTTTATCTATACCTTGCAGTTTAGTTTCTAGGAAAGTCTGTGAGTTGATGATCTGGTCCATGTCTGAGCGGATGAGTGCCTCCTGTTGTCTGGTAGCGTCTCTGCACTCCTTTTTTAAATTCTCAAGGCCCTCCCGCAGCTGTTCTTGCACAATATCATAAGTCGCTTCCACTGTCTAAACAAGCgaggaaaaacagaaaataaaaacatcacattcaCATCCTAAATGTGGCAACATAAACCCACTCCATCATGAACACAGAGCTGCCTTTGTCTACAGCAAAAAGCCCTTTATGAAGCAGCAAGCTCTGCTGTACCCAGCTGTCACAGGCCACAGAGGAAGAATGATGTTTCATGTCATACAACAATTAGTGTGTTGAATAAAGGCTGTGTGGAGACCAGAAAAAGCTACACTTGTAGGGTAAAGGCATACTAGGTCAGGTTAATCTTTATGAACTGAAAGTAAGAAGTAAAATGTTGCACAACACGTGTGAAAGTAAAGAGCTTGAGATGTTGTAGAAGCGAAGAATAGTGTGGGGTATGCTGATATCACTGACCACAAACCACACCCTCTTCCTCTCAATCTTCTTCCCCTTCAGCTTGGGCAACAGCTCTGTTTGCAGAGAGGGCAGCAGCTCATCCATCACCAGGTTAGCCAACACCTGCacatagaaagagagagagtcatTCTGGTCTGTGGGAAAGCTGGAGTCACAGTAAATGATACAGGCTTGAGTCACAGACACAAAGCATCCACGTGCTATTGACTCATGGAGTAACAGTAAAAGCATTGAGTCAcatttcatcatttagtcaccttcatgttgttcaacatctgtatatgactctttcttctgtggaactcaaaagaagatattttgagaaatacccgagtggttttgtgtccatacaatgaaaggcaatgggggccaatgttgatTATCAAAGTTCTTAAAatgatcttattttgtgttctgtagaagtaagaaagacatacaggtttggaaggacataagggtgagtaaatgatgacaggctGATCATCCTGTCTGGGTTGGTTTTGTCATAATCGCTTGAACATAGGCCATCACATACATTGTTTTCAGTTTCCTATCACAACACATTTTCTACCAAATTAGGGTTGAATGCGAGACCTAACAATAGTTAAAGGAAGGCAGAGGTGTTTCCTTGATTAGCTACAGGACATCCTGTAAGACCCTTCTGTGATCTCAAGAGTTGATGGAAAACACGCATTAACAATGGGGATTTTGGAGTCAGGAAAATCATatcaaa
Encoded here:
- the niban1b gene encoding protein Niban 1; its protein translation is MGASSSSLLDESKISYVRGRTEAELKNFSPHYRRQSCVAFFSHLKDEVEQHRTSQDNLLKQKESLQASEVLYKDSMLHFDDNRKWRERFVVVRTDYSLELHDSLETFTKGAPARHKLLTTGGTVLTSEEKYNTVIDKDFPDPNGSKEDSSVPMVVVPGPLPVYLRLPYRRDLYFCFQQEEKRARFVSILNDCIRHQNQDYLKSMTYEVQAFLKAIHFYRQEKGHYESWDMLVGTECQVLANLVMDELLPSLQTELLPKLKGKKIERKRVWFVTVEATYDIVQEQLREGLENLKKECRDATRQQEALIRSDMDQIINSQTFLETKLQALVSDLAMKYCAESVAPYLASILEELMGPVSTGFQAVRLLLEDELTRVCKDFPQGGVTEELQKALQLVGRDRLDDCYQHVNVLKEQLQELRNRFKFSNSMWLVHYTQNQMQQLMENAVFTFELLLETGLKDKPDKQASHMEKAKLRILKQFDYDSSTVRKKIFQDALVDITLPAIRRNLAAGCKTELSNFEQFIFADYTNFVQVDNVYENILLNVLNNDVHKVVKEAASLKKNNLFGDSTDLHCVSQSSLTDSRTPPLSAPSSPPVVLASVALAQQAEHKPTSALRETIMEEAGQKSVIPSVTITVSSPESEEPTAPSSVVETVQPDVLSTSPDSTTPVPEMSSSPDTITPDISVTEAVSTTSKVPTKPASVDLSSSGPQEPLSDKPGCSAISSSSSESSDQAVYLNSTAAGSPVPPALESENIEVPLCASVLADEESKDTSSTQSEIEEACIHPVQPGATMETNAEVLPDLDHIVTPENTSTCNENTVDNIDCDVMPSSEEKNENVEEDIPGISVTCDSVPDVPVEDAVALTSELNHRVTAVCTDAPEAEETADSVKAIKDLIMEVIEVEDEVRPCVEN